One window of the Salvia splendens isolate huo1 chromosome 1, SspV2, whole genome shotgun sequence genome contains the following:
- the LOC121754357 gene encoding putative late blight resistance protein homolog R1B-16: MAYEAVGRLPQTLLQILQRHDDAITPPVKQQIISIHDKALVLELNLNHFHFAEQKTIGKAAIATEGIIQYLFSAQYLSNCKSKDPSGRLSNHLGKLAKELDSIVVYIVDYCNSVSLAVSSSSTSVLKSHIEDPMVTTELIAMTTNRLRRLAEKFKSTAGELADEDSSDSPSTDFTSSIPESPSKCYVADFDEDPSDSYRRDHDVVGFDEDILQMMDRIIDDSSYLQILPIFGMGGIGKSTLAKAIYDHPLVKQHFDIRGWVTISQDYSMPNILSQLLASLKGKVYPVGRDSFKVAEAEKLEIYKILSGRRYLIVMDDIWSVEAWECVRWLFPNNHNSSRIILTTRLMDVATYVSWNIHMMRFLDDEQSWRLFQRKVFSDQDCPHELRSVGEKIVRGCGGLPLSIVTVAGILSRIPRTPKLWQQTEVNDGQLVSILSLSYNYLPPYLRKCFLYMAAFPQDYDIHASELIKLWVAEGFIKQQNASKSEEMAAEECLEELIKQSLVLTTSRKSDGKTKSCKLHSMVRDFCVRQAGQEKVLLSVMDYFPNLILRRHFLPQVLQNHHRVSVSWHDLHLKDSTHSSCTASIICIPQRGYRPKGSVQNFTSLRVLHVLRRNDHSYWELGEVFKFISLTYLASYIPDSIIPPTIAKLQNLQTLIIYRSEVRLPLEIWSLRQLRHLIAFSFCPLLLPEGAMISLDNLQTLSMATNFVCSGRMVQMIPNIKKLGICYPETKFSAGYYYLQNLTRFRQLEKLKMEMHSSSAPRLTLAIPKRLKKLELSGRWSPWRAMTYFHYFGNLQVLKLKNYALSWEQWETTEGQFINLIRLLIDESNLKCWRTKWTHFPRLQCLMLHRCPYLDEIPYDIGKIPSLQLIEIDDHNQSLLCSAKKIQEEQRGRWGKEDLKVIVKPS; this comes from the coding sequence ATGGCGTATGAAGCTGTGGGTCGCCTGCCACAAACTTTGCTCCAAATCCTTCAACGCCACGATGATGCGATCACTCCTCCTGTTAAGCAACAAATTATTTCCATCCACGACAAAGCTTTGGTCTTGGAATTAAATCTCAACCATTTCCATTTCGCAGAACAAAAAACAATAGGGAAGGCAGCAATTGCAACTGAAGGGATTATTCAATATCTTTTCTCCGCACAATATCTATCAAATTGTAAATCGAAAGATCCAAGTGGCAGACTATCAAATCACTTGGGGAAATTGGCAAAGGagctcgactcaattgttgtatACATCGTTGACTACTGCAACAGTGTTTCTCTTGCTGTTAGTTCATCATCAACATCTGTGCTCAAGAGTCATATTGAAGATCCCATGGTTACAACGGAGCTGATTGCAATGACTACAAACCGGTTGAGGAGATTAGCGGAGAAATTCAAGTCAACTGCCGGAGAATTAGCAGATGAAGATTCCAGTGATTCACCATCAACTGATTTTACATCATCAATACCTGAATCTCCAAGCAAATGTTATGTGGCTGACTTTGATGAAGATCCTAGTGATTCATATCGCAGAGATCATGATGTGGTTGGTTTTGATGAAGATATACTACAGATGATGGACCGAATAATTGATGATTCATCCTACCTACAAATCCTCCCTATTTTCGGAATGGGAGGCATTGGTAAGTCCACACTTGCTAAAGCTATTTATGATCATCCATTGGTTAAGCAACATTTTGATATTCGAGGTTGGGTCACAATATCACAAGATTATAGTATGCCAAATATTCTCTCACAGTTACTAGCTTCGCTCAAAGGAAAAGTATATCCAGTTGGAAGGGATTCATTCAAAGTAGCAGAAGCAGAGAAGCTTGAAATTTACAAAATCTTATCGGGGAGGAGATATCTAATTGTAATGGACGACATTTGGAGTGTGGAAGCTTGGGAATGCGTACGCTGGCTATTTCCTAATAATCATAATAGCAGCCGAATCATATTAACCACGAGGCTAATGGATGTGGCAACTTATGTTTCGTGGAACATTCATATGATGCGTTTCTTGGATGACGAACAAAGCTGGCGTTTGTTCCAACGCAAGGTTTTCAGTGATCAAGATTGTCCTCATGAGCTACGTAGTGTTGGGGAAAAGATTGTAAGAGGCTGTGGAGGACTGCCCCTCTCAATTGTTACTGTAGCAGGAATTTTATCAAGGATTCCTAGAACTCCAAAGTTGTGGCAGCAAACTGAAGTAAATGATGGGCAGTTGGTATCAATATTATCTTTGAGCTACAATTACTTGCCTCCATACTTGAGGAAGTGTTTCTTGTATATGGCAGCCTTCCCTCAAGATTATGACATCCATGCCTCTGAACTCATCAAACTTTGGGTAGCTGAGGGTTTTATTAAACAGCAAAATGCATCTAAAAGCGAAGAAATGGCGGCGGAGGAGTGCTTGGAGGAACTGATAAAGCAAAGTCTAGTTTTGACCACTAGCCGAAAAAGTGATGGCAAAACCAAAAGTTGCAAGCTGCATAGTATGGTACGGGACTTTTGTGTGAGGCAGGCCGGGCAAGAGAAGGTCCTTCTTTCTGTCATGGACTACTTCCCTAATCTTATCTTGAGAAGGCATTTTCTTCCACAAGtccttcaaaatcatcaccgtGTAAGTGTTAGTTGGCATGATCTACACCTTAAAGACTCTACGCATAGCTCATGCACCGCTTCTATTATATGCATCCCGCAGAGAGGGTATAGGCCCAAAGGCTCTGTACAGAACTTTACTTCGCTTAGGGTTCTTCATGTTTTACGTAGAAATGATCATTCATATTGGGAGCTAGGTGAAGTgtttaaatttatttctctcACTTACCTTGCTTCCTATATTCCCGATAGTATCATTCCTCCAACTATAGCAAAGCTTCAGAATCTGCagactttaattatttatagatCTGAGGTTCGTTTGCCACTGGAGATTTGGAGCTTGAGGCAATTGAGACATCTTATCGCTTTCTCATTTTGTCCTTTACTCCTTCCTGAAGGAGCAATGATTTCTCTTGATAACTTACAAACACTTTCCATGGCAACAAACTTTGTATGTAGTGGTAGGATGGTGCAAATGATCCCAAACATAAAAAAGTTGGGAATATGCTACCCTGAAACAAAGTTTAGCGCTGGCTATTATTATCTTCAAAATCTTACACGTTTTCGTCAACTTGAGAAGCTGAAAATGGAGATGCATAGTTCATCTGCGCCACGTCTGACTCTTGCTATTCCTAAGAGGCTGAAGAAGCTAGAATTGAGTGGCAGGTGGAGTCCTTGGAGAGCTATGAcctattttcattattttggtAATCTTCAAGTGTTGAAACTCAAGAACTATGCCTTATCTTGGGAACAATGGGAAACCACTGAGGGGCAATTCATTAACTTGATACGTCTGCTTATTGATGAATCAAATCTCAAGTGTTGGAGAACTAAATGGACCCACTTTCCAAGGCTCCAGTGCCTAATGCTTCATCGTTGTCCATACTTGGATGAGATTCCATATGATATTGGAAAGATTCCATCACTGCAACTGATTGAGATCGACGATCATAACCAATCTCTTTTGTGCTCGGCAAAAAAAATACAAGAGGAACAACGGGGACGTTGGGGAAAAGAAGACCTAAAAGTTATTGTGAAGCCTTCTTGA
- the LOC121754369 gene encoding probable serine/threonine-protein kinase At1g01540, which produces MSDGKPAFLNEELSKRTPIFGLRLWVVLGICVGAAVALLLFLISLWFTSRKSRKSSHLYNNNNNSPTVSREIQEIRIDPPRKPDSDPKPNPAPESEIKNPNCDGGGPEVSHLGWGHWYTLRELEASTNEFADENVIGEGGYGIVYKGVLEGNNKVAVKNLLNNRGQAEREFKVEVEAIGRVRHKNLVRLLGYCAEGTHRMLVYEYVNNGNLEQWLHGDVGPCSPLTWEIRMNIILGTAKGLTYLHECLEPKVVHRDIKSSNILLDRDWHAKVSDFGLAKLIGSEKSYITTRVMGTFGYVAPEYASTGMLNERSDVYSFGILIMEIITGRSPVDYSHPEGEVNLVNWLKTMVSNCNSEGVLDPKLPDKPSSRALKRTLLVALRCVDPNSQKRPKMGHVIHMLEADDFPFREDRRSGGKEHGRSNRDGERRLGEPGDSSGYESSVQTDRTLLRKEERDDGR; this is translated from the exons ATGTCGGATGGGAAGCCCGCCTTCCTCAACGAAGAGCTCTCTAAACGAACCCCAATCTTCGGGCTACGCCTCTGGGTGGTCCTCGGCATCTGCGTCGGCGCCGCCGTCgccctcctcctcttcctcatctccCTCTGGTTCACCTCCCGAAAATCCAGAAAAAGCTCCCACCtttacaacaacaacaacaattcCCCCACCGTCTCCAGAGAAATCCAAGAAATCCGGATCGACCCGCCTCGAAAGCCCGACTCCGATCCCAAGCCCAACCCGGCTCCAGAATCCGAAATCAAGAATCCCAATTGCGACGGCGGTGGGCCGGAGGTTTCTCATCTGGGGTGGGGACACTGGTACACTCTCAGAGAGCTCGAGGCATCCACCAATGAATTTGCTGATGAGAATGTGATTGGTGAAGGTGGGTATGGGATTGTTTACAAGGGTGTTTTGGAGGGGAATAATAAGGTTGCTGTCAAGAATTTGCTCAACAACAG GGGGCAAGCAGAGAGAGAGTTTAAGGTTGAAGTGGAAGCAATTGGGCGCGTGAGACACAAGAATTTAGTGAGGTTGCTTGGCTATTGTGCAGAAGGAACTCACAG GATGCTTGTTTATGAGTATGTGAACAATGGGAATTTAGAGCAATGGCTTCATGGAGATGTTGGGCCTTGCAGCCCTCTAACATGGGAGATTCGAATGAACATCATTCTTGGAACTGCAAAAGG ATTGACGTATCTGCACGAGTGTCTCGAGCCTAAGGTGGTGCACCGCGACATAAAGTCGAGCAACATCTTGTTGGACCGGGACTGGCACGCCAAGGTGTCTGATTTTGGCCTTGCGAAGCTCATAGGCTCGGAGAAGAGCTACATCACCACGCGGGTTATGGGGACGTTTGG CTATGTCGCCCCTGAATATGCCAGCACCGGGATGTTGAATGAGAGGAGCGACGTCTACAGCTTTGGCATCCTCATAATGGAGATCATCACGGGGAGGAGCCCAGTGGACTACAGTCACCCTGAGGGGGAG GTAAACTTGGTCAATTGGCTTAAAACAATGGTCTCGAACTGCAACTCTGAGGGCGTGTTGGATCCAAAACTACCCGATAAGCCATCTTCACGAGCATTGAAGCGCACCCTTTTGGTTGCGTTGAGATGTGTGGACCCGAACTCCCAAAAAAGGCCGAAGATGGGGCATGTGATTCACATGCTCGAAGCGGATGATTTCCCTTTTCGTGAA GATCGGAGAAGTGGAGGGAAGGAGCACGGGAGATCAAATCGCGATGGAGAGAGGCGGTTGGGTGAACCGGGTGACAGCAGTGGGTACGAGAGCAGCGTTCAAACGGATAGGACATTGTTGAGAAAGGAGGAAAGAGACGACGGGCGATAG
- the LOC121792450 gene encoding subtilisin-like protease SBT3 has product MTRQKTRFQIILPLVFLSWLFLIHHASSQRSTYIIHMDKSSMPKAYSSCHRWYSTTINSMRAMNVEASEIHHHREAKLVHTYDNAFHGFTAVMSENELESLRNSPGFISAHKDMPIVPDTTHTHTHKFLGLNTASGIWPESKYGEDVIIGVVDTGIWPESPSFRDVALPQIPARWKGTCEAGQDFNSSHCNKKIIGARFFNQGVFASSPDVKISMNSTRDIFGHGTHVASIAAGSHVEGASFFGYAPGTARGVAPRARLAIYKVLWDEGAYESDALAGIDQDVAEGVDVLSISLSYLTIDLYENPIAIAAFGAMEKGILVSVSAGNRGPGFATVLEGIPWTIIVASGTIDRWFSGELTLGNGVSITGWTMFPARATVRNSPLVYNETLSACNSTEVLREAPSDSIIICVESFETPELADQITYLSQSNVRAAIIISEDTSILRSTEFPFPGVVITPSGAEALVSYASSDSTPTASIDFQQTILGTEPRAAPALSASSSRGPGRNYRPILMPDIMAPGVLILAAYNPYSSEASIGRNIFLASDYTLLSGTSMACPHISGIAALLKAAHPEWSPAAIQSAMMTTANPLDNTNQPIKDMAFNYRLATPLGMGAGQVDPNRALDPGLVYDATVQDHVNLVCSMNFTSEQTRTIIRSSYNCSNPSSDLNYPSFMFQYETEENRTTAAQFKRTLTNVGNRAATYKVKLEEPKNASVIISPETLVFRKKYDKQSYSVTIRYTSISEIEIELETADGSLIWIEVNGKHTVRSPIVVYPRLNNDD; this is encoded by the exons ATGACTAG ACAAAAAACGAGGTTTCAAATTATATTACCTCTAGTTTTCCTCTCATGGCTTTTCTTGATCCATCATGCTTCATCACAAAGATCCACTTACATTATCCACATGGACAAATCCTCCATGCCCAAGGCATACTCCAGTTGCCACCGTTGGTACTCCACTACCATAAACTCCATGAGAGCAATGAATGTCGAAGCATCAGAAATCCACCACCATCGAGAGGCGAAGCTTGTCCACACATACGACAACGCGTTCCATGGATTTACAGCAGTGATGTCTGAGAATGAGCTAGAGTCCTTAAGGAACTCACCTGGCTTCATTTCAGCTCACAAGGATATGCCTATTGTACCTGacacgacacacacacacacacacaagttTCTTGGATTAAACACTGCCTCCGGCATATGGCCGGAATCCAAGTATGGGGAGGACGTGATCATTGGTGTGGTAGACACTGGAATCTGGCCAGAGAGCCCGAGTTTCAGAGACGTGGCCCTCCCTCAAATCCCTGCACGGTGGAAGGGAACCTGTGAGGCCGGTCAGGATTTTAACTCATCACATTGTAATAAAAAGATCATTGGAGCAAGATTTTTCAATCAAGGGGTTTTCGCATCCAGTCCTGATGTCAAGATAAGCATGAACTCTACGAGGGATATCTTCGGCCATGGCACGCATGTGGCGTCCATAGCAGCTGGGAGTCATGTAGAGGGAGCTTCGTTCTTCGGCTATGCTCCCGGGACAGCAAGAGGGGTGGCACCCCGGGCTAGACTGGCGATATACAAGGTCCTCTGGGATGAAGGGGCCTACGAGTCTGATGCTCTTGCAGGTATCGACCAGGATGTTGCAGAGGGTGTCGATGTCCTGTCCATCTCCTTGAGTTACCTTACCATTGATCTCTACGAGAATCCAATCGCCATCGCTGCATTTGGAGCGATGGAGAAGGGCATCCTCGTTTCTGTTTCAGCAGGGAATCGAGGTCCAGGCTTCGCAACTGTGCTCGAGGGGATCCCTTGGACCATCATCGTGGCATCAGGAACCATTGATCGTTGGTTCTCCGGGGAGCTGACATTAGGGAATGGAGTGAGCATCACAGGGTGGACGATGTTTCCTGCACGTGCCACGGTTAGAAACTCGCCTCTCGTCTACAATGAAACCTTATCAGCTTGTAACTCAACTGAGGTGTTGAGAGAAGCTCCATCTGATAGCATCATCATCTGTGTTGAATCTTTTGAAACTCCAGAGCTCGCAGATCAGATTAC TTATCTGTCCCAGTCGAATGTCCGAGCAGCAATCATCATTTCTGAAGATACGAGCATACTAAGATCCACCGAATTTCCTTTTCCCGGAGTCGTGATCACCCCCTCGGGAGCAGAGGCATTGGTCAGTTATGCATCATCAGATAGTACGCCCACTGCGAGTATTGATTTCCAACAGACCATTCTTGGAACCGAGCCGAGAGCTGCTCCGGCCCTTTCAGCCTCCTCGTCGAGAGGCCCTGGCCGAAACTATCGACCAATCTTGATGCCCGATATAATGGCTCCGGGAGTCCTCATCTTAGCAGCATATAATCCTTATTCGTCTGAAGCTAGTATCGGGAGAAACATATTTCTTGCAAGCGACTATACCCTTCTGTCTGGAACTTCAATGGCTTGCCCTCATATATCTGGTATTGCTGCGCTCCTCAAAGCCGCACATCCCGAGTGGAGCCCTGCAGCTATCCAGTCTGCGATGATGACCACGGCAAATCCACTGGATAACACCAACCAGCCGATCAAGGACATGGCATTCAACTATCGTCTTGCTACCCCTTTAGGCATGGGAGCAGGGCAAGTTGATCCAAACCGTGCACTTGACCCAGGTCTCGTTTATGATGCAACAGTGCAAGATCACGTCAATCTTGTGTGTTCCATGAATTTCACCTCCGAACAAACACGCACCATCATCAGATCAAGTTACAACTGCTCAAACCCATCCTCGGACTTGAACTACCCGTCTTTTATGTTTCAGTACGAAACTGAAGAAAACAGAACAACCGCAGCTCAGTTCAAGAGGACGCTCACAAACGTAGGGAACAGAGCAGCTACATACAAAGTCAAGCTAGAAGAACCAAAGAATGCCAGTGTCATAATATCACCAGAGACATTAGTTTTCAGGAAGAAATATGACAAGCAAAGCTATTCTGTGACTATTCGTTACACGAGTATCagcgagatcgagatcgagctCGAGACAGCAGATGGCTCACTCATTTGGATTGAAGTGAATGGCAAGCACACAGTCAGAAGCCCCATTGTGGTCTATCCTAGGCTCAACAATGATGATTAG